One Pullulanibacillus sp. KACC 23026 DNA segment encodes these proteins:
- a CDS encoding MFS transporter: protein MQHERAAKQNLIIMWFANFFIGGSMTMVIPFLSLYIQTLGHHTPEYVQRWSGWVFAITFVMAFIASPIWGRFGDRHGRKKILVIAAFGLAVSVFLMGFVTSVFQLFLLRFLMGIFTGFISMSQALISTQTPRHLAGRVLGTLQTGNVAGTLLGPMLAGLLADSVGFKMTFHFTAITLLIAAFFVLFGVKEFRLEEKTGKQKNYSTKEVLAHIITNPMLTMIMVVALFVQIANFSIQPILALYVSHLHGPENLAFFSGLAFSAAGLGNLLFARNWGKLGDKIGYQKILVILILLSGIVYLPGAFVTSIWQLVIIRFFLGITIGGVLPVLVAFIRQVTPLAMQGEVMGYNTSVRFLGNIIGPSLGGFISSLYGISNVFFVTSALLVLSGIALLVAIFKEKHNHPLSDRHAKNA, encoded by the coding sequence TTGCAGCATGAACGAGCAGCGAAACAGAATCTGATCATCATGTGGTTTGCCAACTTTTTTATAGGCGGCAGCATGACCATGGTGATTCCCTTTCTCTCGCTCTATATTCAGACACTTGGTCACCATACGCCTGAATATGTTCAGCGATGGTCGGGGTGGGTATTTGCGATTACATTTGTCATGGCCTTTATTGCTTCACCCATTTGGGGACGGTTTGGCGATCGCCATGGGCGAAAAAAGATACTTGTGATTGCCGCTTTTGGCCTTGCCGTGTCTGTTTTCTTAATGGGCTTTGTCACATCCGTCTTTCAGTTATTTTTACTCCGTTTCCTCATGGGGATCTTTACCGGTTTCATCTCCATGTCACAGGCTCTTATATCAACCCAAACGCCAAGGCATCTAGCCGGACGTGTTCTCGGTACCCTGCAAACAGGAAATGTGGCGGGAACCTTGCTTGGTCCAATGCTTGCTGGATTACTTGCCGATTCGGTTGGATTTAAGATGACGTTCCATTTTACAGCTATTACTCTATTAATTGCCGCTTTCTTTGTTTTATTCGGTGTTAAGGAATTTCGCCTCGAAGAAAAAACAGGTAAGCAAAAGAATTATTCCACCAAAGAAGTCCTTGCTCATATTATTACCAACCCGATGCTGACCATGATTATGGTGGTCGCCTTATTCGTCCAAATTGCCAACTTCAGTATTCAGCCCATCCTTGCTCTCTACGTCAGTCATCTTCACGGACCTGAAAATTTGGCTTTCTTCTCGGGACTCGCCTTTTCTGCAGCCGGCTTAGGGAATCTTCTGTTTGCTCGAAACTGGGGAAAACTTGGCGATAAAATCGGCTATCAAAAAATTCTCGTCATCCTTATTTTGTTATCGGGCATCGTCTATTTGCCTGGCGCGTTTGTCACATCCATATGGCAGCTCGTTATTATCCGCTTCTTCCTTGGAATTACAATCGGCGGTGTACTGCCTGTCCTGGTCGCCTTTATTCGCCAGGTTACCCCGCTTGCCATGCAAGGAGAGGTCATGGGTTATAACACAAGCGTTCGTTTTCTCGGGAACATCATCGGCCCATCCCTCGGCGGTTTTATTTCGAGTCTCTATGGAATCTCTAATGTGTTTTTTGTAACTAGTGCCTTACTTGTTTTAAGTGGCATAGCTTTATTGGTCGCTATTTTTAAAGAGAAACATAATCACCCCCTTTCAGACAGACATGCCAAAAATGCCTAA